GTCGGAGCCGCGttgctcgcggcggcggggacggcgttCTACCTCGTGGCGTTCCGGAAGCGGGAGAAGAAGACGCTGCGCCTCGGGGAGTCGTCGTCGCGGCGGCTGTGCCGCGACGTCGAGGCCATGGTCATGCCGGCGCCGCAGGTCTCGCCGGtgcggccggcgcggcctcTCGGGTGCGAGGAGTTCACGCTCCGGGAGCTCTCGCGCCTCACCAACGGCTTCGCGGAGGAGAAGAAGATCGGGAGCGGAAGCTTCGGGTCGGTGTACCGCGCCAAGCTCCCCGACGGGCGCGAGGTCGCCATCAAGCGCGCCGAgcgcggcgccagcggcggtcggcggcggcggcggcgcttcgacGCGGAGCGCGCGTTCCGCGCGGAGCTCCGGCTGCTGTCGCGCGTGAACCACCGCAACCTGTTGCAGCTGCTGGGCTTCTGcgaggagcgcggcgagcgcATCCTGGTGTTCGAGTTCATGCCGCACGGCGCGCTCCACGACCACCtccactgcggcggcggcggcggcggcggctcctcgcCGCTGTTCGCGTCGTGGGAGGCGCGGCTCCGGGTGGCGCTggacgcggcgcgcggcgtggagTACCTGCATTGCtacgccgtgccgcccatcatccaccgcGACGTGAAGCCGTCCAACATCCTCCTCGACGGCGAGTGGACGGCCAAGGTCTCGGACTTCGGGCTCTCgctggccagcggcggcgcggcggccgcggcggcgtcgtcgtccgccACGGCCGGCACGGTCGGGTACATCGACCCGGAGTACTACCGGCTGCAGGAGCTCACCGAGCGCAgcgacgtgtacagcttcggcGTCGTGCTGCTGGAGCTGGTGACCGGCCGGAAGGCCATCCACCGGACCAGCCAGGACGGCAGCGGGTCGCCCCGGAACGTGATCGAGTTCGCCGTGCCGGCGGTGGAGACGGGCAACATCACCAAGATCCTCGACGACCGCGTGCCCCCGCCGCGCGGCCAcgaggtggaggcggtggcgcgcgtCGCCAAGATCGCCTCGGAGTGcgtccggccgcggggccgcgcCAGGCCGATCATGTCCGAGGTCGTCGCCGAGCTGGAGTGGGCCGTCACGCTCTGCGAGGAGTCCgtcgtcgcggccgccgccgccgccgggctgaGCAGCTCCCGGCACGGCGGCTCCGACCTGTCGCGGTCGCGGTCGCGCTCCGAGTCCGACGACCCGAGCCCGTTCCACACCCGCGAACTCGGATTCGGGTTCGGCTTCAGCCACAGCTCGAGCCGACCTGCCACCACCCATGCCAGGTCTCACTCGACAATGTAAAACCGTacctttttttgttcttttattttatttaccaTTGGTATAGGTTGGCTTAGTTACTGTCCATAAGcattttacaaaggaaaaacTGAGAGGAAAAAAAACTTCTTGGTCGTCAATCGAGGAATGGGTTGATTCATGCGCCTCATTCATGCTAATTGTTTATAATTCAAAGTTTTGGTTTGTAAATAAGAAAGAGGGAGAAAAATCTGAGTGAGGGTTTGACAAAATCTGACATGTAGAGAAGATTGGAGTAGTGGGTGAGCTGTAAGTAGAGGAGAAGCtaattctttttttgtttttgtttatgTTTTCTTGGGGTTGGTAGTAGCTAGAGAGGTTAGAGAAGAAGATATATAGCATATATAGCTGTGAGGAGTGACTTGTGGAGATGTAACAACTGTACTTAACTCAACCAACTGATGCTATAATACACACATATAGTATACAATCATTTGTTTGATTCTCACAACTGTCTTTGCTGTTCTTTCTAATGAAATTAATTGCTGGCAACTAGTTGTGTTTATATTTGGAGTTGATCATTTAATTCAATTCCAAACTATTTTTCATAATTCGTATAGTTAGTTAATTCAACGGATTTAAGTTAGATGTGCCGGGATCAATTCCAAGCTATATCTATAAGAAAATGTTTGCGTGTAGCAGAATACGTCTGTTGACAGGAATTTTAGCAGGATGCAGTCCACTTTATTGGAAATTATGAGTCTAATAGTCTACAGATTGCCTAGAAAAAGTCATGATAGGTAGCTAATAAGAGAGGGATATACTATACTAGAATGTAGGAAATCTTCCTAGCTGCTTACGCATGGAATTGAATACTGATGGCATGTTTCTCCAAAACTCGCTGGAAACATCCATGTCAAGTAAGAACAGAACCATTTGGTGGAGGCTCCTCGCTCCAATTGGCTGCTTGCTTACCAAATGATCTGTCTAGCATTTTCAGTCCAACTGCTGGTACACCATGGCAAATTGGTAACAAACGTACTAGTATGaaagggccgtgtttggttaaggCTGAAAAAATTTTCACGGAAATTTTTTGGTCATTCgatcactaatttagagtattaaatgaagtctaattacaaaaccacctccacaatccccgtgtaaatcacgagacgaatctaatagggactttgaccgcgtgattagaggatggttactgtagcatcactgtagtaaatcatcaattaattaccgtcgttagattcatctcaaaaagttacatccgtccctgaaaattttttgtaaataaactttatttagtactccatgcggacgTTTGTGTTTTTGTGTAAACTTGATTTGACAGCTATCCAACCACGTCAGGAAGCAGAGAGCTGCTGCTCTGCTtctgctactgctactgctaGGAAGGATTCCATCCGACCGGCTCCATCAGATGAGCAGAACAAAGAGAAGGGGACAAATAACAAGGATGGAGAAAAACACATGTATTAATTAGTCCAGGCTAGCTACCTGTTGGTAGTTTCTTTGTGGGTACAGGCAGGGTCAACTCCAGGCCAGGTCAGAGCAAGCCGCGGCCGGGATTCAGGCAAGAAAGATCAAGTCAACGCCACACCAGAGGAAGCTAGCCTGGCTGCAATTGGAGACTCTGATCTGTTCTTGCCCATCATCCTTCTCATTCGACGCGGTTGCCGGCCTGTCTGCACTGTCTGACAGAGTAGTAGGATCGAATGTCTTCTCTTTTCCATGGAGTCGAAAGCACCATTGCCGCGTATTGGGATTTGAGGAGGCTTTGTCGTATCGACCGTCCATCGACAAGCTAGCCAATTCTCTGGATTGGGCGCTTTCGGAAATTGGAAGCTAGCTTctgttttttcttctcttctttttgGCCGCTCATCTTTCTTGTGTCCTGCTTTCATTCCTTTCCTTCTTCACATTAGCTTTTACCGTCGTTTCACATCTCGGCAGAGATGGCCAAACTCAGCCTCCTGCAAATCCTATTCATACAGAGTAATAAGGCCTGTTTGGTTTGTGGCCTACGGCGCCACACCTTGCCTAAGGTGCGGAGGCCGATTTGGCCGCCACACCTGCGGCGCGAAATGTGCGGCGCGGTGTGGCGCCGTAGGCGCCGAACCAAACACGCCAATAGTACGTGGTAGTTtcggcgagggagggaggagaagtTTTTCGACCCTCTAATCTATAAAAAAAACAGGTTCAGCACTGGGGCGCCCTTTATATTTCCACCGTTTCACAGCGCGTTAGCATAAGCAACTAGAAAAGTTGGGTCAAAACCCTTAGTACAATCTCAATAGGAGTATCGTCATAGGTGTGCCATGATCATCAAATATCATGGCACATCAGtaaatttgctgacatggcagAATTATTTATAAGAAGAGAGAATGGAAGTTTAATGGGATGCGAGAGGTGTgccatcaccatgacactcttTCTACCAAATTCTCGGTCTTGATAACTGTGCGATAATACTCCACACCGAGACTGGCCTTATACTCATTTTGTCTTAAAATAAGTATTCTTTTAGTAAATTTCTAACCGATACTTTTTTTAGTCAAAATTTCTAACCCATACTAGTCGTGAGAAATGACCATGTTACCTCTAATTACTCATAATAGTTTTGACTGAAAGCCGTGTCTTCTATTTAATTCACATGTGAAGAGCTGAAAACAAAATGTCATAATTCCCATGTGAAGAGCTGAAAACAAAGCGTCAGCACCATGGCAGCAGGCATGTCATGAGCGTACACATAAGTAGTTGCAAGTGTGTACTCCTCACTACCGGATTTCGAGCGTCGGCGAAATAAGCCTAGCACACTGCGTGCCTCTATTTAGCTCTTTTCCAAGTATGAATACGCGTGCAGTGGTAATAGATGTCGGTTTCAGGAAAAGCTTAGCTAGGTATGGTAAGCTGTTTATCAAGAGCTAGCAGGTAGCTAATCTCAGCTACAGTAATTAAACCAAATCCTAACATGTGATCTGATTAACAGTGCTAGCTTCTAGCTGCTGATGTGCGTGTGAGTGCTCATCTTCTATCTATATCTATCGATCTTGGCGACAGCGTTGTCGTCGTTTTCCAACCAACCCCGGCCGTCTCTTGCTCTGTTCCATGAAACATCACTGCCGCTGCAAACTAATTTCACTGTAGCATTCGTCTGTCAGCGTCAGGTAATAAATTGAAGAGGAGAAAACAGAGAGCATCAGTACACGTCACTGATGATGATCCCAGCTGATCCTTTCATTTCATTTGCTATACTCGTGACTGAAATAATCAAACAATAGTGATGGTCCTGTAGAGCTAGCCTGCGTTATCCAATGCAACAAAGAAGCTAGCGCGCGTGTTTTTAACTTGTTCGAGCTCGATCGACTACTCCATAAAGCATTTGCAGGGGTGGTCAAAATGAGATTTTTAGGAACGGGCAGCAAATCCGTAGCTACTTTTGTAGCTAAAAATGATGTTTGCAAGTTTGGATAACATATCTGTCCCTGAAAATCAATTTCTAAGGGTTTATGGAGTCACCCGCGCCTAGAAATAATGCTCATTTTaagggcgggtgacgccattaACCGTCCCTGAAAATGGCGCTTGTTATTAGGTGCAGGTGAGGGGCtggcccgcccctaaaaatgtttTTCTAGAGGCGTGTTGGATGTTACAGTAAACCTCACtctatttgtagcaacgggtGAAATTTTAGTCTGCTCCTGAAAAAAATCGAGACGttcctacaaatcgttttttacAGTAATCGGACCGCACCAACGACCACAAAGTGCCTGGTTGCAACAAGAAGAATGGCAACTCGATACGTTCTCTGCACTCCAGTAGTCCTGTTCAATATAATAACAATAAATTTCTTCACGACAAGTCCTGTTTTAATTAGATAgagcacatgcatgcatgcatgcgtcaAAAACACCCAAGAAATAAAAACGATTACATACCTTGCATTGCTTTCGTTCTTCACCGGCATGCATGTTCGTTCTCTACGCCTCCACAACAACGAGTGTGATATTTATCTGCCTTGCGTGCACCTGTCATCGTAGTAGGTAAGGCAAGACTGTCTCCATCACCAAACTGAAACGTATCGATGATCACCCACCCCCATCTCTCCTTATCTCTTCAGAGTTTGGTTCTGACCGTGAGCTCATGCAACAGTTAGTTAACATGGTGACTGGCTAACCACCCAGAGAATTTACCAGCACCAAAGTATATTCTTCAAGGAAACTATTGATCATAGCAGATCATCTGACAGGTCATGTCTTTCTGCGCAAGTGTAAATTACTGACCGGAAGCGCTGTCTCTCCATCGATCATTTGCAtgcatttgaaagaaaaaagaaaatcactTTCACTTTCACCTGATGGACGATGCCCTCCCTTTTCTGCAGATGAAACGAAGATCGATCATGATCAGATTTGATGGGGACAGAAACAATATGATGGAAAGGCGAACACGAAAAGCTTAATAAGCACTGTGTTATTAATATTACCAAGTTTCTCCTCGTGTCCACTCTGCAAACATATGTTGCACATGACACCAAACCAGTAGCATGATCATCACGATTCAGAAGGCTGTCAAAATTAAAGAGAACATTTTTTTAGGACAAAAGAGAACATATATGCAACACTTTTTTTTgtcttatatatatatcatcCAAGGAAAAACACAAGGGCAGTGTCCTACAAGCCCTATGCACAAGCAAGACAAATGACAACATTGCAATAATGCAATCTTGTTGAAATTCAACTGTGGCCACCAATGTTGAAATCAGTGCAAAAATAATTCAGTTAATGATTATTAGTTATACCTGCGGAAAAAGGTCGACACCAGTGCCGTAAGATGATAGAGAAATTATGGACAATGTTTTTTCATGGTTTTCCAGGTTATTAGGATgcactagcctatcaacccgtgctaccgcacgggctaattagaaaTAATAGATTTTAAATATTCTATCTCACaccctctttcatctattaaatattctactccctccgttccaaattataagtcattttaagaatcttggagagtcaaagtttttcaagtttgactaaatatatataacaagataataacatttatgataccaattaagtaccATTACactctttgttagctatattttcacagtatatctatttgatttcataaatctttatatttctctctataattttggtcaaactttgagatagtttgactctccaagattcttggaatgatttataatttggaacggagggagtaatacatactctaaaatacatatttatctttatctagttgcaatatattttattttgcatcacacatcCATATTTGTTTAGTATGCatttaattgaaccatttaTTTGTAAATAtctattcttatctcttccatcatacatgactACATGGTGACACAGTATCTTTATATAAGCAATAACATATATAATATGTTAATAATGataaaatagtaatttagaattttctattgatgcactttaatattttgttataactatataatttagattctgATTCAGGGGTTAATTTAACGTTAATAAATATAATTGGATAAGGAAAATTCCTTTCTACACTCGCTTGTAACTACTCCCACATGTGTATCTCATGATGCATGGCGTATCTGACCTAACGAAGAGTATGTACATGGAGTATGTGATCATACTAGAATATCCATGATGGTATATACATTAGGTATGTGACCACACATAGAGTATATGGACATACTAATTTTTATATACTAGTACTAAAGTATAAtcataatatatttaaaaaatagggatgcttttgaaaattttcaaatatatGGGTTCGAAGTATCTTAGAATTAGTATATGAACATACTTAAAGTGATAAATAAGTATGCGGACATACACATGTTGGTATACAGATGATGAGAGTAGCTACACGCGAGTGTAGAAAAAACTCGTccattggataatttatatacaaatttagagggttatttgcattatttttataatagcacaagtgggtaatttacatgaagattaggggggtTACTTaagattttattttataatggcacaagtgggtaatttacatgaagattaggagGGTTACTTaagattttattttataatggcggaggtgggtaatttagacacATTTTTAGGGgtttactttagtctattttcataatgatagaggtgggtaatttattaagaaagataacagatccaatgactattatgattagagttgtcggatTGGCGGCTAGATGTCTGATTTTTTAGAGAATTTCTAGGATTTACCTTTTTTTTAAGTGTCCACTTAGGATTTTAAGTGGCTTCACGTGATGCTTTAAAAGGAGCCTCATAATAGTAAGATGGTCACATGTCAAAAGTGTGCAACAGCCTAGCCTAATAAGAAAAAGGTGCAGGCCGGTTAGGTAATAGCCGGCTTGTGTAAGCATCGTACTCGTTCTAGATTTCTTGTAGCGTTTGCATGCAGCAGAGGCATTACAAAATATAATATTTAGTGGCAATATATAAATACTGTATAATAAGCCAATGCCAGACAAGGAAATAATTAGTTCTTTGCTCAGTGCACATTAATTGACCTTCCAACTTCTACTAAGCCTTGCATGACAAGAAATTCTAAGTTATTGTCAACCTACCCACAGAGACTAGATCAGAGTATCTCGCGATACGGTGTTAGTACGTCGTTGATATCAGTTTTCACGAATTTCATGGAAGAGCTTATCATTCATTTTTATTTAGCCGGCACTTGGCACATCGGAATTAAATGATAAGCTAAGTTCTGAAGTACGCAAGACTTACCAACTGAAGTagtagcaattgtttttgataTATAGGGAGAAAGAACTTAACAGTCGCCAGGTTGAAAGTCACTATCTTCTAGATCTAAGATTCAGAGGAGAAGAAAGCTTGAGAGGAAATTATGGCTATTATTTCCCAACCCTGATTATAGCACAAGAAACAAACAAGGGTAATTATAAGTGAACGAGATAACAAATTggtactttttttaaaaaaacattttgGCAAACTGGCAAGGATGGCATCATATCCTGTTCTTCTTGGGCAGGATATGCAACGAATTCCAAACATTTTTTAATACACTAGTCCATTATATTATCAACCACGCTCCCGCTATTATTAGGACGAATTGAAGGTAGTAGATGTACACTGatttttctatatatatatattttttaaataataagAGTAGAAAATGAGAATTTTTTTTACGAGTGCGCTTTATGGGAAATAATCAATTGTAGCCTATGAGTCTACTAATTATCTAGAAAtaaaagtcctgataactaatTGAGTGGGATATAAGAAGGCAGCTAGGAAATTTTCCTTTCAGCTCATGGATGGCATGCATGGTTCCCTCCAAAATTCTCTCCATGAAACCAATCGAATTTGTCCCGAGATCGAAACATCCACATCATCCATCAAGGTGTAGAGCCATTTGGTGAAGGCTCTTACTGCTTACCAAACCACAATCATTAAGCTGttttaaataattaattaccaGCTGCATGCAAGCTCATTTTCAACAGTTTTATTTGGTCCAACTACTacatatgcatatatatacacatgtaCAAATACGACGATCATCCGTACGTGACGCCCTACTAGCTAGTTCATATATACCAGTACAACCATATCCACATGACAAGAAAAACTCGCAAAAAATTAAAGGAAGTAGCGAAAGTGTGAAAGTGAAACACGGCCGGGATTCCATTTAATTTGCATCCACACAACACTTGAACTTGACCTCTTCCACGAGGTTGAAGAGAAGCAGGGAATCAGGAATCACAAACTAAATGAAGGATCAAGAAAACGAAAAGCACATACGTACACGCTGTTTGCTGATTCGTTGAATATTTTCTTGAGCGATCGATCCAAATGTACAGGGTCAACTAATATAACTCAGCCGGCCGGCCAGGTCGTCAGAGCAAGCCGGCCGGGATTCAGGGCTAGCTCTACTCTGAATGGATCAGAGGACTATATATGAAGCTAAGTCAACGCCACACCAGACGAAGCTAGTAGCTGTTATTGGAGACCTGACCTGATCTTGTTTGACGCGGTTAATTAGTTGCCAGTAGTCATACCGACCTACCTGTTCGTACGTGCTGATGTCTCCTCTTGAATCTAgtctgtctgtctgtctgtctAGACGTACTGACTACTGACCAAGAAGAAGGTACGCAACCATCGTTTTCTGGCGTTTCCATGGCAATACATCATAAATTAAAGCTGGTGGC
The Panicum virgatum strain AP13 chromosome 6N, P.virgatum_v5, whole genome shotgun sequence genome window above contains:
- the LOC120677772 gene encoding serine/threonine-protein kinase-like protein CCR4 codes for the protein MPMSRHARASHRSAFPFLLVTRTTTTGLLPLLLVAFILAGAVGSCSASRQFSTVAISHAPNSTLVCALVTANGGDAAATGGSSSKLHCTSLPDGQQFVYPSADIPYNAIAAGTDFLCGLMAPAGGHAAMRWWSFSEEAAANRSRPVGRRLYWGPSLRSLNAGGAHVCGLSDAHDPACWEWPDLKLPKGLDFSGIALGKDFLCGILAKDNTSMSCYGGMKAPSLTPQPAAFRTVAAGHRHACAVDDEGGFACWGDGVPKVPPAELPGSMSAMALGNDTTCILDGKGIARCWGGAPVPAQYKSTPFLAIEADGDAVCAITMYNYSVVCWGKTDRFGGGRLIYNATMPGACAPQHTCPCGIISGSGALCGNGGGEGVQELAVCHPCQLPLNASRIVIANGMNKAAAPPGDDDARKKKTLAVALSVAGVGAALLAAAGTAFYLVAFRKREKKTLRLGESSSRRLCRDVEAMVMPAPQVSPVRPARPLGCEEFTLRELSRLTNGFAEEKKIGSGSFGSVYRAKLPDGREVAIKRAERGASGGRRRRRRFDAERAFRAELRLLSRVNHRNLLQLLGFCEERGERILVFEFMPHGALHDHLHCGGGGGGGSSPLFASWEARLRVALDAARGVEYLHCYAVPPIIHRDVKPSNILLDGEWTAKVSDFGLSLASGGAAAAAASSSATAGTVGYIDPEYYRLQELTERSDVYSFGVVLLELVTGRKAIHRTSQDGSGSPRNVIEFAVPAVETGNITKILDDRVPPPRGHEVEAVARVAKIASECVRPRGRARPIMSEVVAELEWAVTLCEESVVAAAAAAGLSSSRHGGSDLSRSRSRSESDDPSPFHTRELGFGFGFSHSSSRPATTHARSHSTM